One genomic region from Cryptosporangium minutisporangium encodes:
- a CDS encoding TetR-like C-terminal domain-containing protein, producing the protein MGRQGLTPEKVVAAAADLADEIGFDRVTVSGLARRLGVRDASLYSHVRNLDDLRSRITLLAATELAELLGQAVAGRAGRDALGAFGAAYRGYALRHPGRYASTNRQLDADRFAAAPGPQRILEITSAMFRSYGLTDPDLTDAVRLVRSTFHGFTGLEAAGGFGHPRDLGASWDRAIDALDHLLRSWPPPRR; encoded by the coding sequence GTGGGACGGCAAGGCCTCACCCCGGAGAAGGTCGTCGCCGCGGCCGCCGACCTCGCCGACGAGATCGGGTTCGACCGGGTAACGGTCTCCGGCCTCGCGCGGCGGCTCGGCGTCCGCGACGCCAGCCTGTACTCGCACGTCCGCAACCTCGACGACCTGCGGTCCCGGATCACACTGCTGGCCGCCACCGAGCTGGCCGAGCTGCTGGGGCAGGCGGTGGCCGGCCGCGCCGGGCGGGACGCGCTGGGCGCGTTCGGCGCCGCCTACCGCGGTTATGCGCTGCGCCACCCCGGCCGGTACGCGTCGACCAACCGCCAGCTCGACGCCGACCGGTTCGCCGCGGCGCCCGGCCCGCAGCGCATCCTGGAGATCACGTCGGCGATGTTCCGCTCCTACGGTCTGACCGACCCTGACCTCACCGATGCGGTACGGCTGGTCCGCAGCACCTTCCACGGGTTCACCGGCCTGGAGGCCGCGGGCGGGTTCGGCCACCCGCGTGACCTCGGCGCGTCCTGGGACCGTGCGATCGATGCACTGGACCACCTGCTGCGGTCCTGGCCTCCGCCCCGCCGGTGA
- a CDS encoding NAD(P)/FAD-dependent oxidoreductase, which translates to MSTHQPIAIIGAGLGGLLLARVLHRHDLPAVVYDRDPSPTDRTPGGMVDLHGESGQAALRAAGLYEQFRAIVRPGGEVVRILDRHATVRREEAGHGTGDRPEVNRGELRTLLLRSLADGTVRWGAQVTGAHPLGDGKHEVTFADGTTITTDVLVGADGAWSRIRPLVSDARPAYTGLSFVEFSLFDADTRHPAAAAVLGGGLMFALGDGQGLLGHRDADGSLHVYAAFRAPEGWQAPAALREDLLDRFTGWHPSLRALIAEADGPLTARPVHALPVGHRWPRTPGVTLLGDAAHLMSPFAGDGANHAMLDGAELGAALVGHPGDAEAALTAYEELLFGRSEAAAAQSAANLAVCFREDAPQGLLDLLESYEELGVRA; encoded by the coding sequence ATGTCCACGCATCAGCCGATCGCCATCATCGGTGCCGGTCTCGGCGGGCTCCTGCTCGCCCGTGTCCTGCATCGCCATGACCTGCCGGCCGTCGTCTACGACCGGGACCCCTCGCCGACCGACCGTACGCCGGGCGGCATGGTCGACCTCCACGGAGAGTCCGGCCAGGCCGCGCTCCGGGCGGCCGGCCTGTACGAGCAGTTCCGGGCGATCGTCCGCCCAGGCGGCGAGGTGGTGCGCATCCTCGACCGGCACGCCACCGTCCGGCGGGAGGAGGCCGGCCACGGTACCGGCGACCGTCCCGAGGTCAACCGGGGGGAGCTGCGGACCCTGCTGCTGCGGTCGCTGGCCGACGGAACGGTGCGGTGGGGCGCGCAGGTCACCGGCGCTCACCCGCTCGGAGACGGCAAGCACGAGGTCACGTTCGCCGACGGGACCACGATCACGACCGACGTGCTGGTCGGCGCGGACGGCGCCTGGTCGCGGATCCGTCCGCTGGTCTCCGACGCCCGGCCCGCCTACACCGGCCTGTCGTTCGTCGAGTTCAGCCTGTTCGACGCGGACACCCGCCACCCGGCCGCGGCCGCGGTCCTCGGCGGCGGCCTGATGTTCGCGCTCGGCGACGGACAAGGGCTGCTCGGCCACCGCGACGCGGACGGAAGCCTGCACGTCTACGCCGCGTTCCGGGCTCCCGAGGGATGGCAGGCCCCGGCGGCGCTCCGAGAGGACCTGCTCGACCGGTTCACCGGCTGGCACCCGAGCTTGCGCGCACTGATCGCCGAGGCCGACGGCCCGCTGACCGCACGCCCGGTGCACGCGCTGCCGGTCGGGCACCGCTGGCCGCGGACGCCTGGCGTCACCCTGCTCGGCGACGCCGCGCACCTGATGTCGCCGTTCGCCGGGGACGGCGCGAACCACGCGATGCTCGACGGCGCCGAACTCGGAGCCGCGCTGGTCGGCCACCCCGGCGACGCCGAGGCGGCGCTGACCGCCTACGAGGAGCTGCTTTTCGGCCGCAGTGAGGCCGCGGCGGCGCAGTCGGCGGCCAACCTCGCGGTGTGCTTCCGCGAGGACGCCCCGCAGGGCCTGCTCGATCTCCTCGAGTCCTACGAGGAGCTCGGCGTCCGCGCTTAA
- a CDS encoding epoxide hydrolase family protein, with protein MTEELRPYRIEIPQSALDDLADRLARTRWTTPLPGPDWQRGVPVGYLRDLAAYWADGYDWRRCEAELNQYPQFVTEIDGQRLHFLHVRSEHEDALPLLLSHGWPGSVVEFLDVIGPLIAPPDPADAFHLVIPSLPGFGPSGPVREPGWGVERIAAAFAELMRRLGYDRYGAQGGDFGAVITPALGRLDADRVVGVHVNAATGGFMAPGRVQPDETFTPVEKERLERVRHYGREGNGYFKQQGTRPQTLAHGLADSPVGQLAWIVEKFYEWTHGEGVRVDRDRLLTNVMLYWLTDTAGSSANLYYETLHGDRSRPVPERSPVPTGVAVFAEDMAIRRYAEAAHAIVHWTDFPTGGHFAALEAPDLLVGDVRLFFRALR; from the coding sequence ATGACCGAGGAGCTCCGCCCGTACCGGATCGAGATTCCGCAATCCGCCCTCGACGACCTCGCCGACCGCCTCGCCCGCACCCGTTGGACCACCCCGCTGCCCGGCCCGGACTGGCAGCGCGGCGTTCCGGTCGGCTACCTCCGTGACCTCGCCGCCTACTGGGCCGACGGTTACGACTGGCGCAGGTGCGAGGCCGAGCTGAACCAGTACCCGCAGTTCGTCACCGAGATCGACGGGCAGCGCCTGCACTTCCTGCACGTGCGGTCGGAGCACGAGGACGCGCTGCCGCTGCTGCTCTCCCACGGCTGGCCCGGCTCGGTGGTGGAGTTCCTCGACGTGATCGGCCCGCTCATTGCGCCACCCGACCCGGCCGACGCGTTCCACCTGGTCATCCCGTCGCTGCCCGGGTTCGGCCCGTCCGGCCCGGTGCGGGAGCCGGGCTGGGGGGTCGAGCGGATCGCCGCCGCGTTCGCCGAGCTGATGCGACGGCTGGGCTACGACCGGTACGGGGCGCAGGGCGGTGACTTCGGCGCGGTGATCACGCCCGCGCTCGGCCGGCTCGACGCCGACCGCGTCGTCGGCGTGCACGTCAACGCCGCGACCGGCGGGTTCATGGCGCCCGGCCGGGTGCAGCCCGACGAGACGTTCACCCCGGTGGAGAAGGAACGGCTGGAGCGGGTCCGCCACTACGGTCGCGAAGGCAACGGCTACTTCAAGCAGCAGGGCACCCGGCCGCAGACGCTCGCCCACGGGCTCGCCGACTCACCCGTCGGTCAGCTCGCGTGGATCGTCGAGAAGTTCTACGAGTGGACGCACGGCGAGGGCGTGCGGGTCGACCGGGACCGGCTACTCACCAACGTGATGCTGTACTGGCTGACCGACACCGCCGGGTCGTCGGCGAACCTCTACTACGAGACGCTGCACGGGGACCGCTCGCGGCCGGTGCCCGAGCGGTCCCCGGTGCCGACCGGCGTCGCGGTGTTCGCCGAGGACATGGCGATCCGCCGCTACGCGGAGGCCGCCCACGCGATCGTCCACTGGACCGACTTCCCGACCGGCGGGCACTTCGCCGCGCTGGAAGCCCCGGACCTGCTCGTCGGCGACGTCCGGTTATTCTTTCGCGCCCTGCGTTAA
- the trpS gene encoding tryptophan--tRNA ligase: MDRILSGDRPTGPLHLGHYFGTLQNRVRLQRAGAQLTLVVADYQVLTDTDTAARLGPAVDALVLDYLAAGVDPETTTIFAHSAVPALNQLLLPFLSLVSVAELERNPTVKDEIAHARRASVSGLMFTYPAHQAADILFGKATVVPVGQDQLPHLELTRTIARRFADRYGPVFPVPAALLSAAPLLLGTDGTKMSKSRGNAIPLGADADETARLIRSAKTDAGRHITYDPVARPEVSSLVLLAALCLDRDPHAVAADVGPGGAAGLKKLVTDAVNEYFAPLRARRAAYARDPGALRALLRDGNARATAVAEATLAEVKTAMNMHY, encoded by the coding sequence ATGGACAGGATCTTGAGCGGTGACCGCCCGACCGGCCCGCTGCACCTCGGTCACTACTTCGGCACGCTGCAGAACCGGGTCCGGCTGCAACGGGCGGGCGCGCAGCTCACGCTGGTCGTCGCCGACTACCAGGTCCTCACCGACACCGACACCGCCGCGCGCCTGGGTCCCGCCGTCGACGCGCTGGTGCTGGACTACCTCGCGGCGGGCGTCGATCCGGAGACCACGACGATCTTCGCGCACAGCGCCGTGCCCGCCCTCAACCAGTTGCTGCTGCCGTTCCTGAGCCTGGTGTCGGTCGCCGAGCTGGAGCGCAATCCGACGGTCAAGGACGAGATCGCGCACGCCCGCCGCGCGTCGGTCAGCGGCCTGATGTTCACCTACCCGGCGCACCAGGCAGCCGACATCCTGTTCGGTAAGGCCACGGTGGTCCCGGTCGGGCAGGACCAGCTGCCGCACCTGGAGCTGACCCGCACGATCGCGCGCCGGTTCGCCGACCGGTACGGGCCGGTGTTCCCGGTGCCGGCGGCGCTGCTCTCGGCCGCGCCGCTGCTGCTGGGCACCGACGGGACGAAGATGAGCAAGAGCCGCGGCAACGCGATCCCGCTCGGCGCCGACGCGGACGAGACCGCCCGGCTGATCCGCTCCGCGAAGACCGACGCCGGCCGGCACATCACCTACGACCCGGTGGCCCGCCCCGAGGTGTCGAGCCTGGTGCTACTCGCGGCGCTCTGCCTCGACCGGGATCCGCACGCGGTCGCCGCGGACGTCGGGCCGGGCGGCGCGGCCGGGCTGAAGAAACTGGTGACCGATGCGGTCAACGAGTACTTCGCGCCGCTGCGGGCCCGCCGCGCCGCGTACGCCCGCGACCCCGGCGCGCTCCGGGCGCTGCTGCGGGACGGCAACGCGCGGGCCACCGCGGTGGCCGAGGCCACGCTCGCGGAAGTGAAAACCGCAATGAACATGCATTACTGA
- a CDS encoding thioesterase family protein encodes MDAFYRDLGDGRYESSVATAGPWSPELQHAGPPSGLLGAVMERHQPREGFRIARITLEIPRPVPVAELEVRVTVRHSTARTELLDGEITAGGRSVMLARAWRVVTSPDDTPTLRHTPPPPPVPEAATSMVAIPGAHTAGYLSAMEWRFVDSAAFIQNGPGTAWARQRIPLIADAEDTPLTRALTLADSNWAVGSELDVVRQLVINTDVTLALHRDPVGEWLCLRSETAASPDGSGLATGQLHDLSGDCGRVLQTLLVAER; translated from the coding sequence GTGGACGCGTTCTATCGGGACCTCGGAGACGGCCGGTACGAGAGCAGCGTGGCGACGGCCGGGCCGTGGAGCCCGGAGCTGCAGCACGCCGGGCCACCGTCGGGTCTGCTCGGCGCCGTGATGGAGCGGCACCAGCCCCGCGAGGGCTTCCGGATCGCCCGGATCACCCTGGAGATCCCCCGGCCGGTGCCGGTCGCCGAGCTGGAAGTGCGGGTCACCGTCCGCCACTCCACCGCGCGCACCGAGCTGCTGGACGGGGAGATCACCGCCGGCGGGCGGTCGGTGATGCTCGCCCGCGCCTGGCGGGTCGTGACCAGCCCGGACGACACCCCGACGCTGCGGCACACCCCACCGCCGCCGCCCGTGCCGGAGGCCGCGACATCGATGGTCGCGATCCCCGGCGCGCACACCGCCGGGTACCTCTCGGCGATGGAGTGGCGGTTCGTCGACAGTGCCGCGTTCATCCAGAACGGCCCCGGCACCGCGTGGGCCCGGCAGCGGATCCCGCTGATCGCCGACGCCGAGGACACGCCGCTGACCCGCGCGCTGACCCTCGCCGACAGCAACTGGGCGGTCGGCTCGGAGCTGGACGTCGTCCGGCAGCTGGTGATCAACACCGACGTCACGCTCGCGCTGCACCGCGACCCCGTCGGCGAGTGGCTGTGCCTGCGGTCGGAGACCGCGGCCAGCCCCGACGGGTCGGGGCTGGCCACCGGGCAGCTCCACGACCTGTCCGGCGACTGCGGCCGGGTGCTGCAGACGCTGCTCGTCGCCGAGCGCTGA
- a CDS encoding SDR family oxidoreductase — MIVITGATGTVGRPLLHTLAAQGAKLTAVARHPAGLPDGVRPFAADLADLETVRPALDGADTLFLLLAGDLLVDAGDPDALLKVVAAAGVRRVVLLSSQGARTRPDAPSHARLKAYEDAVTRTDLDWTLLRPGGFATNSYAWAPSVRAERLVAAPFGDVALPVVVPADITAVAAAVLTEPGHTGRAYELTGPTAVSPREQAAALADALGEPVRFVELNRAEAKAAMTRFMPEPVAEGTLSILGEPTDDERRVSPDIADVLGRPARSYAEWAAANVDAFR; from the coding sequence ATGATCGTGATCACCGGAGCGACCGGCACCGTCGGGCGACCGCTACTGCACACGCTCGCCGCGCAGGGCGCGAAGCTCACCGCGGTCGCCCGCCACCCGGCGGGCCTGCCGGACGGCGTGCGGCCGTTCGCCGCCGACCTCGCCGACCTGGAGACCGTCCGGCCGGCGCTCGACGGCGCCGACACCCTGTTCCTGCTGCTCGCCGGGGACCTCCTGGTCGACGCCGGTGACCCGGACGCGCTGCTGAAGGTCGTCGCGGCCGCGGGCGTCCGCCGGGTCGTGCTGCTCTCCTCCCAGGGCGCCCGCACCCGGCCGGACGCGCCGTCGCACGCGCGCCTCAAGGCCTATGAGGACGCGGTGACGCGCACCGATCTGGACTGGACGCTGCTCCGCCCGGGCGGATTCGCCACCAACAGCTACGCGTGGGCGCCGTCCGTCCGCGCCGAGCGGCTGGTCGCCGCGCCGTTCGGCGACGTCGCGCTGCCGGTCGTCGTCCCGGCCGACATCACCGCGGTCGCCGCGGCCGTCCTCACCGAACCCGGGCACACCGGCCGCGCCTACGAACTGACCGGCCCCACCGCGGTCAGCCCGCGCGAGCAGGCTGCCGCGCTCGCCGACGCGCTCGGCGAGCCGGTGCGGTTCGTCGAGCTGAACCGGGCGGAGGCCAAGGCCGCGATGACGCGGTTCATGCCCGAGCCGGTCGCCGAGGGCACGCTCTCGATCCTCGGTGAACCCACCGACGACGAGCGCCGCGTCAGCCCGGACATCGCGGACGTTCTCGGCCGTCCGGCGCGCTCCTACGCCGAGTGGGCCGCGGCGAACGTGGACGCCTTCCGCTAG
- a CDS encoding helix-turn-helix domain-containing protein, with protein MRATPTTDPEQACPIAPVVDLVFSRWTTPILWALHTFGRQRFTELAGRLTTITPKVLTQRLRQLERDGLVTRTYHPEVPPRVEYEITPLGQSLAPLFAALADWSAEHLGEVDRARAAFDAQR; from the coding sequence ATGCGGGCGACGCCGACGACCGACCCGGAGCAGGCCTGCCCGATCGCCCCCGTGGTCGACCTGGTGTTCAGCCGGTGGACGACGCCGATCCTCTGGGCGCTGCACACGTTCGGCCGGCAGCGGTTCACTGAGCTCGCGGGCCGGCTGACGACGATCACGCCGAAGGTGCTCACGCAGCGGCTCCGGCAGTTGGAGCGCGACGGGCTGGTGACCCGCACCTACCACCCGGAGGTGCCGCCGCGGGTGGAGTACGAGATCACGCCGCTGGGGCAGAGCCTGGCGCCGCTGTTCGCCGCGCTCGCCGACTGGTCGGCGGAGCACCTCGGCGAGGTCGACCGGGCCCGCGCGGCGTTCGACGCCCAACGCTAG
- a CDS encoding XRE family transcriptional regulator, which translates to MTDDFDRVLTAVGPRLRALRAERGTTLTELSETTGISVSTLSRLESGQRKPTLELMLPLARAHQVQLDELVGAPTTGDPRVVMRPYTAHGRTVIPLSQHLGGIRAYKHIFPPATAADLGDLEPRVHEGHEWLYVLSGRLRLVLGEHDLVIGPGEVVEFDTRVPHALANAGAEPVEILALFGPQGERIHIRARTTSGSA; encoded by the coding sequence ATGACCGACGACTTCGACCGGGTCCTGACCGCGGTGGGGCCCCGGCTCCGGGCGCTGCGCGCCGAACGCGGAACGACGCTGACCGAGCTGTCCGAGACCACCGGCATCTCGGTGAGCACGCTGTCCCGGCTGGAGTCCGGGCAGCGCAAGCCGACGCTGGAGCTGATGCTGCCGCTCGCCCGGGCGCACCAGGTGCAGCTCGACGAGCTGGTCGGCGCACCCACCACGGGCGACCCGCGGGTGGTGATGCGCCCGTACACCGCGCACGGCCGCACCGTGATCCCGCTGAGTCAGCACCTGGGCGGGATCCGCGCGTACAAGCACATCTTCCCGCCCGCGACCGCCGCCGACCTCGGTGACCTGGAGCCGCGGGTCCACGAGGGCCACGAGTGGCTGTACGTGCTCTCCGGCCGGCTGCGGCTCGTGCTGGGGGAGCACGACCTGGTGATCGGCCCCGGTGAAGTGGTCGAGTTCGATACCCGGGTGCCGCACGCGCTGGCCAACGCCGGCGCGGAGCCGGTGGAGATCCTGGCGCTCTTCGGCCCGCAGGGCGAACGGATCCACATCCGCGCCCGGACGACCAGCGGATCCGCCTAG
- a CDS encoding bifunctional NAD(P)/FAD-dependent oxidoreductase/class I SAM-dependent methyltransferase gives MTTQTYDAVVVGGGAAGLSGALVLGRSRRSVLVIDAGAQRNLPADGVHAYLTRDGMPPAELVAVGRKEVETYGGAVITARVVAARPDRDGFHLTLDDGTEVRAHRLLLATGVTDELPPIPGLAERFGRDVLHCPYCHGWEVRDTAIGIIGVGPLSVEQALLWRQWSDDVTLFLHTAPEPTDGQYEQLAARGVAVVDGEVTGVVVADDRLTGATLAGGRTVPRDALAVASMMRARLDGLAGLGLPVEELARDGHVIGTYVPGDPMGKTTVPGVWIAGNVSLPPGQVISAAAAGTMAGAAINMDLVAADTRRAVEARRAGVFSPEGERTVSERVTGDRRHGLEATINDELAETWDARYSESDRIWSGEPNGALVKEVADLTPGRALDLGCGEGGDAVWLARQGWTVTAVDISGVALERAAQHAADAGVAGRIDFQRHDLGASFPDGEYDLVSAQFLHSWGDMPREAILRRATAAVAPGGVLLIEGHSGAPHWEAAPDTKRGDGGHGEGGHGEEGHGEGAHHPPHELPSPDQVIASLQLPEEQWELVVVDEHQRVRTLPDGRVIHHTDNTVKYRRRS, from the coding sequence ATGACGACACAGACGTACGACGCAGTGGTGGTGGGTGGCGGCGCGGCCGGGCTGAGCGGCGCCCTGGTGCTGGGCCGGTCCCGCCGGTCGGTGCTGGTGATCGACGCCGGGGCGCAGCGCAACCTGCCGGCGGACGGCGTCCACGCGTACCTGACGCGGGACGGGATGCCCCCGGCCGAGCTGGTGGCGGTCGGCCGTAAGGAGGTCGAGACGTACGGCGGTGCGGTGATCACCGCACGGGTGGTGGCCGCCCGGCCGGACCGGGACGGGTTCCACCTGACGCTCGACGACGGCACCGAGGTCCGCGCCCACCGGCTGCTGCTGGCCACCGGCGTGACCGACGAGCTGCCGCCGATCCCCGGCCTGGCCGAACGGTTCGGCCGCGACGTACTGCACTGCCCCTACTGCCACGGCTGGGAGGTCCGGGACACTGCGATCGGCATCATCGGCGTCGGCCCGCTCTCAGTGGAGCAGGCGCTGCTCTGGCGGCAGTGGAGCGACGACGTGACGCTGTTCCTGCACACCGCCCCGGAGCCCACCGACGGGCAGTACGAGCAGCTGGCCGCGCGCGGCGTCGCAGTGGTCGACGGCGAGGTCACCGGCGTCGTGGTCGCCGACGACCGGCTCACCGGCGCGACGCTGGCCGGCGGGCGGACCGTACCCCGGGACGCACTGGCGGTGGCCAGCATGATGCGGGCCCGCCTCGACGGGCTGGCCGGGCTCGGCCTGCCGGTGGAAGAGCTGGCCCGGGACGGACACGTCATCGGGACCTACGTGCCGGGCGACCCGATGGGCAAGACCACGGTGCCCGGCGTGTGGATCGCCGGCAACGTCAGCCTTCCGCCCGGACAGGTGATCAGCGCCGCGGCGGCCGGAACCATGGCCGGCGCCGCGATCAACATGGACCTGGTCGCTGCGGACACCCGGCGCGCGGTCGAGGCGCGGCGGGCCGGGGTGTTCTCCCCGGAGGGAGAACGTACGGTCAGCGAGCGGGTGACCGGCGATCGCCGGCACGGTCTGGAGGCCACGATTAACGACGAGCTGGCGGAGACCTGGGACGCCCGGTACTCCGAGAGCGACCGGATCTGGAGCGGCGAACCGAACGGTGCGCTCGTCAAAGAGGTCGCCGATCTGACGCCCGGCCGCGCGCTCGACCTGGGGTGCGGCGAGGGCGGGGACGCGGTGTGGCTGGCCCGGCAGGGCTGGACGGTGACCGCGGTCGACATCTCCGGGGTGGCGCTGGAGCGGGCCGCGCAGCACGCCGCCGACGCGGGTGTCGCCGGCCGGATCGACTTCCAGCGCCACGACCTGGGGGCCTCGTTCCCGGACGGCGAGTACGACCTGGTCTCCGCCCAGTTCCTGCACTCCTGGGGCGACATGCCCCGGGAGGCGATCCTGCGGCGCGCGACGGCGGCGGTGGCACCGGGCGGCGTCCTACTGATCGAAGGCCACTCGGGCGCACCGCACTGGGAGGCCGCGCCCGACACGAAACGCGGCGACGGTGGCCACGGTGAGGGCGGCCACGGTGAGGAGGGCCACGGTGAGGGCGCCCACCACCCGCCGCACGAGCTGCCGTCGCCGGACCAGGTGATCGCTTCCCTGCAGCTGCCCGAGGAGCAGTGGGAGCTGGTCGTCGTCGACGAGCACCAGCGGGTGCGGACCCTCCCCGACGGCCGGGTCATCCACCACACCGACAACACGGTCAAGTACCGCCGCCGGTCCTGA
- a CDS encoding alpha/beta hydrolase family protein: MSDPLITDPPTDALPPAATVPFPVPSAGLELLGVLHRPAGPGPHPVVVLLHGFPGNERNFDLAHAIRRAGYATLVFHYRGAWGSPGAFSWGNARQDAAAAVAALRDPDVVAEHGLDPARIALAGHSMGGFVALHTAATDPGIGAVASLAGFDFGIAAAEARSDPAARAAYVEDWAGALGPLAGTSSEALVDEMVAAPDEWRLTTLGPALAGRPVLLGAGSLDDVSPPDAHHDPLCDAYAEARLTSHVWPSDHALADHRVALARALITFLEDAL, encoded by the coding sequence GTGAGTGACCCATTGATCACCGATCCTCCGACCGACGCCCTCCCGCCCGCCGCCACCGTGCCGTTTCCGGTGCCCAGCGCGGGTCTGGAGCTGCTCGGCGTCCTGCACCGCCCGGCCGGTCCGGGGCCGCACCCGGTCGTCGTCCTGCTGCATGGTTTCCCCGGCAACGAGCGGAACTTCGACCTCGCGCACGCAATCCGCCGCGCCGGGTACGCGACGCTGGTGTTCCACTACCGCGGCGCCTGGGGTAGTCCCGGCGCGTTCTCCTGGGGCAACGCCCGGCAGGACGCCGCCGCGGCGGTGGCGGCGCTCCGCGACCCGGACGTCGTCGCCGAGCACGGCCTCGACCCGGCCCGGATCGCGCTGGCCGGCCACAGCATGGGCGGCTTCGTCGCGCTGCACACCGCGGCCACCGACCCCGGGATCGGCGCGGTCGCGTCGCTGGCCGGCTTCGACTTCGGAATCGCCGCCGCGGAGGCCCGCAGCGATCCGGCGGCCCGCGCCGCGTACGTCGAGGACTGGGCCGGGGCGCTGGGGCCGCTCGCCGGCACCAGCAGCGAGGCGCTCGTCGACGAGATGGTCGCCGCGCCCGACGAGTGGCGGCTGACCACGCTCGGCCCCGCGCTGGCCGGGCGGCCGGTGCTGCTGGGCGCCGGGTCCCTCGACGACGTGTCGCCGCCCGACGCGCACCATGACCCGCTGTGCGACGCGTACGCCGAGGCGCGGCTGACCAGCCACGTCTGGCCGTCCGACCACGCGCTCGCCGACCACCGGGTCGCGCTGGCCCGCGCGCTGATCACGTTCCTGGAGGATGCCCTGTAG